Proteins encoded within one genomic window of Empedobacter falsenii:
- a CDS encoding RsmB/NOP family class I SAM-dependent RNA methyltransferase codes for MKILPYKNLFVGITDTLQQIFFEGKYADKEVERTLKSNKQWGARDRAFIAETVYDLVRWKRLVEGAMSRPLSPDTIWEFVGTWFALDPEQTLPKWEEFQKIYPKEVLKRHHNSSKNIAVAESYPDWMFELGEKSLGNRWLDEVHAMNSQAPTVLRVNSLKTDRKTLQKALKERRIKTKVLSKYQDALELEEKTNIFRTDEFQNGWFEVQDAGSQLIAPYLRVQPGMRVVDACAGAGGKTLHLAALMENKGQIIAMDLYDWKLKELKRRAKRNNVQNVQTKVIEAKTIKRMENSADRLLIDAPCSGMGVLKRNPDAKWKLRPEFIDEILATQEKILADYSKIIKVGGMMVYATCSILPQENEQQVEKFLKNHPNYKMVSDKMHYPSQTNYDGFYMALIERIS; via the coding sequence ATGAAGATTTTACCATATAAAAATTTATTTGTCGGAATTACCGACACATTGCAACAAATTTTCTTCGAAGGAAAATATGCAGATAAAGAAGTTGAGCGAACATTGAAATCGAATAAGCAATGGGGAGCGCGCGATCGTGCTTTTATTGCCGAAACGGTTTACGATTTAGTTCGTTGGAAACGTTTGGTTGAAGGGGCAATGAGCCGTCCGCTTTCTCCTGATACAATTTGGGAGTTTGTTGGAACTTGGTTTGCTTTAGATCCAGAGCAAACGTTACCAAAATGGGAAGAATTTCAAAAAATCTATCCAAAAGAAGTCTTGAAAAGACATCACAATTCGTCTAAAAATATTGCGGTTGCAGAATCGTATCCAGATTGGATGTTCGAGTTAGGAGAGAAGTCGTTGGGAAATCGTTGGTTAGATGAAGTGCATGCAATGAACTCGCAAGCACCAACAGTTTTACGTGTGAATTCCTTGAAAACAGACCGTAAAACATTACAAAAAGCGTTGAAGGAGCGTAGAATAAAAACGAAAGTTTTATCGAAATATCAAGATGCTTTAGAGCTTGAAGAGAAAACAAATATTTTCCGTACAGATGAATTTCAGAATGGTTGGTTTGAAGTTCAAGACGCAGGATCGCAATTGATTGCGCCTTATTTACGTGTTCAGCCAGGAATGCGTGTGGTAGATGCTTGTGCTGGTGCCGGAGGAAAAACATTGCATTTAGCTGCTTTGATGGAAAACAAAGGGCAAATTATTGCAATGGATTTGTACGATTGGAAATTGAAAGAATTGAAACGTCGTGCAAAACGTAACAATGTTCAGAATGTACAAACAAAGGTGATTGAAGCAAAAACAATCAAGCGTATGGAGAATTCTGCTGATCGCTTATTGATTGATGCACCTTGTTCTGGAATGGGAGTTTTGAAACGTAATCCTGATGCAAAATGGAAATTAAGACCAGAATTTATTGACGAAATTTTAGCAACGCAAGAAAAAATCTTAGCTGATTATTCTAAAATTATTAAAGTTGGTGGAATGATGGTTTATGCAACTTGTTCTATTTTACCACAAGAAAATGAGCAACAAGTAGAAAAATTCTTGAAAAATCATCCAAATTATAAAATGGTTTCAGATAAAATGCATTATCCATCTCAAACTAATTATGATGGATTTTACATGGCTTTGATCGAAAGAATTTCGTAA
- a CDS encoding Tex family protein, translating to MNLIQYIHQHLNSISEKSINNTVNCLNEDNTIPFIARYRKEVTGNLDEVQISAIKKLQNQFNEIVSRKEFILKTLEEQNQLNNELQQRIQKSFDLVQLEDLYLPYKKKKKTRATIAKEKGLEPLAKIIMKQNNIPDLDDLAKKYLNEDVTSIEDAFAGVQDIIAEWINENEYVRHRLRDIFKKSALIESKLVKSKIDDEDSAKYSNYFEYEEPLKKIASHRLLAILRGENENFLKVNVSIDKKEAFKFLEYTLIKSIQPEVSWVIEEAIKDAYKRLLAPSISNEVLKEAKQKADEMSINVFSKNLNQLLLAPPLGEKRILAIDPGYKSGCKVVVLDEQGDLLHNENIYPHAPQNEKTQAIKKLKSLVNAYNVDAISIGNGTASRETENLVQNIAFDRPLKVFVVNEAGASVYSASKIARDEFPDKDVTVRGAVYIGRRLQDPLAELVKIEPKSIGVGQYQHDVDQTLLKNELDDVVSFCVNKVGVNLNTASKHLLNYVAGIGEKIAENIVEYRSENGAFNSRKELLKVPRLGEKAFLQASAFLRIPNAKNPLDNSAVHPESYALVEKMAKDLKVDLKDLIQNKELINQLDLTKYITEKVGLPTLEDIKKELEKPGLDPRSTAKVFSFDQRLKKFEDLQLGMKVPGIINNITNFGCFVDIGIKENGLIHISKISNEFISDVNSKVHLSQQIEVTVIGIDTEKRKIQLSLID from the coding sequence ATGAATTTGATTCAATACATTCATCAACATCTTAATTCTATTTCAGAAAAATCAATCAACAATACAGTAAATTGTTTGAATGAGGATAACACCATACCCTTTATTGCAAGATATAGAAAAGAGGTCACTGGAAATCTTGATGAGGTTCAAATTTCTGCTATAAAAAAACTGCAAAATCAATTCAATGAAATTGTTTCTCGAAAAGAATTTATTTTAAAAACATTAGAAGAACAAAATCAATTGAATAATGAATTACAACAACGTATTCAGAAAAGTTTTGATTTGGTTCAATTAGAGGATTTATATCTTCCTTATAAAAAGAAGAAAAAAACACGTGCGACCATTGCGAAAGAAAAAGGTTTAGAGCCTTTGGCGAAAATCATCATGAAACAAAATAATATTCCTGATTTAGATGATTTAGCAAAAAAATATCTGAATGAAGATGTAACAAGTATCGAAGATGCTTTTGCAGGTGTGCAAGATATTATTGCGGAATGGATCAATGAAAATGAGTATGTGCGTCATCGATTACGAGATATTTTCAAAAAATCTGCATTGATTGAAAGTAAATTGGTCAAATCTAAAATAGACGATGAAGATTCGGCTAAATATTCAAACTATTTTGAATATGAGGAGCCATTGAAAAAAATTGCTTCACATCGATTATTAGCTATTTTACGTGGGGAAAATGAAAATTTCTTGAAAGTAAATGTATCAATTGATAAAAAAGAAGCTTTCAAATTTTTGGAGTATACATTGATCAAATCTATTCAACCAGAAGTTTCTTGGGTTATTGAAGAAGCGATAAAAGATGCGTACAAACGACTTTTAGCTCCTTCAATCTCAAATGAAGTGTTGAAAGAGGCAAAACAAAAAGCAGATGAAATGTCAATCAATGTTTTTTCGAAAAACTTAAATCAATTGCTTTTAGCACCACCTTTGGGAGAAAAAAGAATTTTGGCAATAGATCCAGGTTACAAATCGGGATGTAAAGTTGTAGTGTTAGATGAACAAGGTGATTTGTTGCACAACGAAAACATCTATCCACATGCGCCACAAAATGAAAAAACGCAAGCTATCAAAAAACTAAAATCACTTGTCAATGCTTATAATGTTGATGCAATTTCAATAGGAAATGGAACGGCTTCTCGCGAGACAGAAAATTTGGTACAGAACATTGCATTTGATCGTCCACTAAAAGTTTTTGTTGTGAATGAAGCTGGTGCTTCGGTTTATTCGGCTTCTAAAATTGCCCGCGACGAATTTCCAGATAAAGATGTTACCGTTCGCGGTGCTGTTTATATAGGTCGTCGTTTACAAGACCCTTTGGCAGAATTGGTAAAAATAGAGCCAAAATCGATTGGAGTTGGTCAGTATCAACATGATGTCGATCAAACTTTATTGAAAAATGAGTTGGATGATGTTGTTTCTTTCTGTGTGAACAAAGTTGGTGTAAATCTGAACACGGCAAGTAAACATTTGCTAAATTATGTCGCTGGAATTGGCGAAAAAATAGCTGAAAATATTGTAGAATATCGAAGCGAAAATGGTGCATTTAATTCGAGAAAAGAGTTACTAAAAGTTCCTCGTTTGGGCGAAAAAGCATTCTTGCAAGCTTCTGCTTTTTTACGAATTCCGAATGCAAAAAATCCGTTAGATAATTCTGCTGTTCATCCAGAATCGTATGCTCTTGTAGAGAAAATGGCAAAAGATTTGAAAGTCGATTTGAAAGATTTAATTCAGAATAAAGAATTGATTAATCAACTTGATTTAACTAAATATATTACCGAAAAAGTAGGTTTACCAACTTTAGAAGATATTAAAAAGGAACTCGAGAAACCTGGTTTAGATCCACGTTCTACAGCCAAAGTTTTTAGTTTTGATCAACGATTAAAGAAATTCGAAGATTTGCAATTGGGAATGAAAGTTCCTGGAATTATCAACAATATTACCAATTTTGGTTGTTTTGTAGATATAGGAATTAAAGAAAATGGTTTGATTCATATTTCTAAAATTTCGAATGAATTTATTTCAGATGTGAATTCAAAAGTACATTTGAGTCAACAAATTGAAGTAACCGTAATTGGAATTGACACAGAAAAACGTAAAATTCAATTGTCTTTGATTGATTAA
- a CDS encoding OmpA family protein → MELKNEEDFEKIEAISLENNYSFNHLLGNLSHIFTFQNNSSENISAKFIYPYQASQNVYELKAFVNDKIFEIQSKSIVDIRKELKNIDASTIFKNQQNNQVLQLDLGKIPANAIIKIQLKVSKIVEENSLNYQVSFPEFIVKRTESFTQIHRWNNQLNGFPKNINSNIHLSGNFPISKIVSDLKFSKENDRNYVSKNSDKKIPTLQYAYTKNELQTGIETFTENGCDYILGTINPGKSNSNFNAPREFLFVLDASGSMMNQPIETTKKFMNQLLPNLNETDKFNVLIYSTKNELVFKESQFSTKENINLALKKINSLNGIGEKLLDEAIEQIQKNPFDKNYKRIIAIISDGAMNLNETVYNSLRNYAKDTQFITLGIGKELDYQAMNFISLATGTLPITVNDPKELNQKTAQFQQAVLNSSIYHLKVQSSQINLNETFPKNFNTYLAQNSVNFVSRDCNRRYPKKIEIIGNQSDQNFTQNFEIKQPNTSEFTEAIKFYWAKQKIDYLLKDEERCGEMCKKDGRYRKEIEKIGTEFNISTPYNLLIQEGNVENYNNDYDTDGDGVMDIEDECPYIKGNRFGNGCPESNLSDKKIGNYVQDYSNYLMETVEFDFDKAEIRAIDYPKLNEVVAIMKRNPSHHFIIEGHTDAVGTESYNFDLSQRRANAVLNYLVEKGLNKNRFSISSKGFSDLKHKECNPASNCIDWKNFENRRVRFRIN, encoded by the coding sequence TTGGAACTTAAAAATGAGGAAGATTTTGAAAAAATAGAAGCAATTTCTCTCGAAAACAACTACAGTTTTAATCATTTATTGGGAAATTTGAGTCATATTTTTACTTTTCAGAACAATTCTTCGGAAAATATTTCGGCTAAATTTATTTACCCTTATCAAGCTTCTCAAAATGTATACGAATTAAAAGCTTTTGTAAATGATAAAATTTTTGAAATTCAATCCAAATCAATTGTAGATATTCGAAAAGAGTTGAAAAATATTGACGCTTCAACTATTTTTAAAAATCAACAAAACAATCAAGTTTTACAATTAGATTTAGGAAAAATTCCTGCGAATGCAATAATTAAAATTCAGCTAAAAGTTTCGAAAATTGTTGAAGAAAATAGTTTGAATTATCAAGTTTCGTTTCCAGAATTTATCGTTAAACGAACAGAATCTTTTACGCAAATTCATCGTTGGAACAATCAATTGAATGGTTTTCCGAAAAACATAAATTCAAACATTCATCTTTCTGGAAATTTTCCAATTTCAAAAATTGTTTCTGATTTAAAGTTTTCAAAGGAAAATGATCGAAATTATGTTTCAAAAAATTCGGATAAAAAGATTCCAACTCTTCAATATGCTTATACAAAAAATGAGCTACAAACTGGAATTGAAACATTTACTGAAAATGGTTGCGATTATATTTTAGGAACAATAAATCCTGGGAAAAGTAATTCAAATTTTAATGCCCCTCGAGAATTTTTGTTTGTTTTAGATGCTTCTGGATCAATGATGAATCAACCAATTGAAACCACCAAAAAATTTATGAATCAACTTCTTCCAAATTTGAACGAAACAGATAAATTTAATGTGCTGATTTATTCGACAAAAAATGAATTAGTTTTTAAAGAATCTCAATTTTCAACCAAAGAAAACATCAATTTAGCTTTAAAAAAAATTAATTCCTTGAATGGAATTGGCGAAAAATTACTGGATGAAGCAATAGAGCAAATTCAGAAAAATCCTTTTGATAAAAACTATAAAAGAATCATCGCAATTATATCGGATGGAGCGATGAATTTGAATGAAACTGTTTACAATTCACTTCGAAATTATGCAAAAGACACACAATTTATAACTTTAGGAATTGGAAAAGAATTGGATTATCAAGCGATGAATTTTATTAGCTTAGCGACAGGAACGCTTCCGATTACAGTCAATGATCCAAAAGAATTGAATCAAAAAACAGCTCAATTTCAGCAAGCTGTTTTGAATTCTTCTATTTATCACCTAAAAGTTCAATCATCCCAAATCAACCTCAACGAAACGTTTCCGAAGAATTTCAATACGTATTTAGCTCAAAATTCGGTCAATTTTGTTTCGCGCGATTGTAATCGTCGTTATCCAAAAAAAATCGAAATTATTGGCAATCAATCCGACCAAAATTTCACTCAAAACTTTGAGATTAAACAACCAAATACAAGTGAATTTACAGAAGCAATTAAGTTTTATTGGGCAAAACAAAAGATCGATTATCTCTTAAAAGATGAAGAACGTTGCGGTGAAATGTGCAAAAAAGATGGACGATATCGAAAAGAAATTGAGAAAATTGGAACTGAATTTAACATCTCAACACCTTATAATTTATTGATTCAAGAAGGAAATGTAGAAAATTACAACAATGATTATGATACAGATGGAGATGGCGTGATGGATATCGAAGACGAATGTCCTTATATAAAAGGAAATCGTTTTGGAAATGGTTGTCCTGAAAGTAATTTGAGTGATAAAAAGATTGGAAATTATGTTCAAGATTATTCCAATTATTTAATGGAAACAGTCGAATTTGATTTTGATAAAGCTGAAATCAGAGCGATTGATTATCCAAAATTGAATGAAGTTGTTGCAATTATGAAACGAAATCCATCACATCATTTTATCATCGAAGGTCACACAGACGCAGTTGGAACTGAATCTTACAATTTCGATTTATCACAACGAAGAGCAAATGCGGTTTTGAATTATTTGGTAGAAAAAGGCTTGAATAAAAATCGATTTTCAATTTCTTCTAAAGGTTTTTCAGACTTGAAACACAAAGAATGTAATCCTGCCTCAAATTGTATTGATTGGAAAAATTTTGAGAATAGACGAGTGAGGTTTAGGATTAATTAG
- a CDS encoding acyl-CoA thioesterase, with the protein MARIKLDFSDKFLFSTIIPVRITDLNYGNHLANDKVLSIIHESRIQFFQHYGYSELDFGGVSVIMGDVAIEYKNQAFYGDELLIEIGVQDFSRVSFDVIYKISTKDKLIAKAKTGIVTFDYKQNKVVEVPQKIKDLFEVV; encoded by the coding sequence ATGGCTCGTATAAAATTAGATTTTTCAGACAAATTTTTATTTTCAACAATAATACCAGTACGCATAACTGATCTCAATTATGGAAATCATTTGGCAAACGATAAAGTATTGTCCATTATACATGAATCGCGAATTCAGTTTTTTCAACATTATGGCTATTCGGAATTAGATTTTGGAGGTGTAAGTGTGATTATGGGTGATGTTGCGATTGAGTATAAAAATCAAGCTTTTTATGGTGATGAATTGTTGATTGAGATTGGTGTGCAAGATTTTTCGCGTGTTAGTTTTGATGTAATCTATAAAATTTCTACAAAAGATAAATTAATTGCAAAAGCGAAAACAGGAATTGTGACCTTCGATTATAAGCAAAATAAAGTGGTTGAGGTTCCTCAAAAGATAAAAGATCTTTTTGAAGTTGTATAA
- a CDS encoding HTTM domain-containing protein, whose translation MFSEYLFRKVDNSPLVIFRIIFGLLIVAECWGAIFTGWVQTNFVEPHITFSFIGFEWTNVFLGQNMIYLYVLMGVLGWFIVFGFAYRFSIIVFSILWSLTYFMQKTSYNNHYYLFMLVSWMMTIIPAHHFFSIDSLIFPKIKRLTMRNWVPTLFIIQLLIVYTFAAFAKIYPDWFNGVFLQMKFHEYGDLLTTKYNLVGLGKVVSSLEFAQVFAWGGFFFDLLIIPAMLMNRTRGIAFKCAVAFHIFNSAVFGIGIFPFFALAMLIFFYDPVKIQEVVFPKKSFMMDRSDDDNLLTTRRVMFSYLMFFYVVWQIYLPVRHYFIPGNVFWTEEGHRMAWRMMLRNKAGEVVVYVSKPDPQKKGKFLKREKVDLTKYLTFKQMSKMAVSPDMMWQFARYVKYDYAKNGVKDVKVFVDAKVSVNGSDYYQFTNPNYNLAYTTWSYFGHQKWIQPTPKELNLSYFE comes from the coding sequence ATGTTTAGCGAATATTTATTCCGAAAAGTTGATAATTCTCCACTTGTAATTTTCCGAATAATCTTTGGTTTATTAATTGTTGCAGAATGTTGGGGAGCCATTTTTACAGGTTGGGTACAAACAAATTTTGTTGAACCGCACATTACATTTTCGTTCATCGGATTCGAATGGACCAATGTTTTCTTGGGACAAAATATGATTTATTTGTATGTACTCATGGGAGTTTTAGGCTGGTTTATCGTATTTGGTTTTGCTTACCGATTTTCTATTATCGTATTTTCGATTTTATGGTCGTTGACGTATTTCATGCAAAAAACAAGCTACAACAACCATTATTATCTGTTTATGCTAGTTTCGTGGATGATGACAATAATTCCTGCACATCATTTCTTTTCGATTGATAGTTTGATTTTCCCGAAAATAAAACGTCTAACCATGCGCAATTGGGTACCAACTTTATTCATTATTCAGTTGTTGATAGTATACACTTTTGCCGCTTTTGCGAAGATTTATCCAGATTGGTTTAACGGTGTTTTTTTACAAATGAAATTCCATGAATATGGCGATTTATTGACGACAAAATATAATCTTGTTGGTTTAGGAAAAGTTGTAAGTAGTTTAGAGTTTGCACAAGTGTTTGCTTGGGGTGGTTTCTTTTTTGATTTATTGATTATTCCTGCAATGTTGATGAATAGAACGCGCGGAATTGCTTTTAAATGTGCTGTAGCCTTTCATATTTTCAATTCAGCAGTTTTCGGGATTGGGATATTTCCTTTCTTTGCTTTGGCAATGTTAATTTTCTTTTATGATCCCGTTAAGATTCAGGAAGTTGTTTTTCCTAAAAAATCATTTATGATGGATCGTTCAGATGATGATAATTTATTGACAACTCGTCGTGTCATGTTCTCTTATTTGATGTTTTTCTACGTAGTTTGGCAAATATATTTACCTGTTCGCCATTACTTTATTCCCGGAAATGTTTTTTGGACAGAGGAAGGTCATCGCATGGCTTGGCGAATGATGTTGCGTAATAAAGCGGGTGAAGTTGTGGTATATGTTTCGAAACCAGATCCACAGAAAAAAGGTAAATTCTTGAAACGCGAGAAAGTAGATTTGACTAAATATCTAACCTTTAAACAAATGTCAAAAATGGCGGTTAGCCCAGATATGATGTGGCAATTTGCACGTTATGTAAAATATGATTATGCGAAAAATGGTGTGAAAGATGTCAAAGTTTTTGTGGATGCAAAAGTTTCTGTCAATGGTAGCGATTATTATCAATTTACAAATCCAAATTACAATTTAGCTTATACAACTTGGAGTTATTTTGGTCATCAAAAATGGATTCAGCCAACACCAAAAGAGTTGAATTTATCTTATTTTGAATAA
- a CDS encoding DUF2314 domain-containing protein, with the protein MKYTLFAIAFSVLLFSCGNKEDNGVSAYKGLDKQKQEQKDLDSIGKEAQQTFDDFKLALSMKDTTTTNFIVKQMYDIPNATQKEHIWIRDVYSDNDQLKGIVDNVPQYTKLVKHNDTIVIDPTKLSDWMYYKGDKMIGGFTIKYMRSKMTDAQKKEFDKQYKVKFED; encoded by the coding sequence ATGAAATATACATTATTCGCAATAGCTTTTTCGGTTTTATTATTTTCTTGTGGTAATAAGGAAGATAATGGAGTAAGTGCTTACAAAGGTTTGGATAAGCAAAAGCAAGAACAAAAAGATTTGGATAGTATTGGGAAGGAAGCGCAACAAACGTTTGATGATTTCAAATTGGCGTTGTCGATGAAAGATACAACGACAACTAATTTTATTGTCAAACAAATGTATGATATTCCGAATGCGACACAAAAAGAGCATATTTGGATTCGTGATGTATATTCGGACAACGATCAATTAAAAGGAATTGTGGACAACGTTCCACAATACACAAAATTGGTTAAACACAATGATACAATTGTGATAGATCCAACTAAATTATCAGATTGGATGTATTATAAAGGTGATAAAATGATTGGTGGATTTACAATAAAATATATGCGTAGTAAAATGACTGATGCGCAGAAAAAAGAGTTTGATAAACAATATAAAGTAAAATTTGAGGATTAA
- a CDS encoding thiol-disulfide oxidoreductase DCC family protein: protein MKTRKIILFDGICNLCNQSVQFVIEHDNKNQFQFASLQSDFGQNFLKENNLDAAQFDSIVFIEDDKFYTKSSAALKIAKYLDGITSWLTIFMIVPKPLRDVVYSFIAKNRYRWFGKQESCWLPSPELKAKFLD from the coding sequence ATGAAAACGAGGAAAATTATTTTGTTTGATGGAATTTGCAATTTATGCAATCAATCTGTTCAGTTTGTGATTGAACATGACAATAAAAATCAATTTCAGTTTGCTTCATTACAATCTGATTTTGGACAAAATTTTTTGAAAGAAAATAATTTGGATGCCGCTCAATTTGATTCTATCGTTTTTATTGAAGATGATAAATTTTATACCAAATCATCTGCTGCGCTAAAAATTGCTAAATATTTGGACGGAATAACTTCGTGGTTGACTATTTTTATGATTGTTCCAAAGCCTTTGCGCGATGTGGTTTATAGTTTTATTGCGAAAAATCGTTATCGTTGGTTTGGAAAACAAGAAAGTTGTTGGCTTCCCTCTCCAGAATTGAAAGCGAAGTTTTTAGATTAA
- a CDS encoding DUF4844 domain-containing protein — MKTISILYFVLFNLSIFSCAQEKTINKDSQKMFTEFTQKDKFNKDESLFYPGLEDKNIQSNLTKEINKLAKTFESIQSSKNPSSDFYLKAIESSLKTIEKYDLDTENRTRVANYIEELMDIVELESSNGLLNNYVYGFDPTKK; from the coding sequence ATGAAGACAATTTCAATTCTATATTTTGTACTATTTAATTTAAGTATTTTTTCTTGTGCTCAAGAGAAAACGATTAACAAAGATTCTCAAAAAATGTTTACAGAATTTACTCAAAAAGATAAGTTTAATAAAGATGAATCTCTGTTTTATCCTGGGTTAGAGGATAAAAACATTCAATCTAATTTGACAAAAGAAATAAATAAGCTTGCTAAAACATTCGAATCTATTCAAAGTAGTAAAAATCCCAGTAGCGATTTTTATCTTAAAGCAATTGAAAGTAGTTTAAAAACGATTGAAAAATATGATTTAGACACAGAAAATCGAACAAGAGTTGCAAATTATATCGAAGAATTAATGGATATAGTTGAATTAGAAAGTTCAAACGGACTTCTCAATAATTATGTTTATGGTTTTGATCCAACAAAAAAATAA